Proteins encoded in a region of the Vicia villosa cultivar HV-30 ecotype Madison, WI linkage group LG5, Vvil1.0, whole genome shotgun sequence genome:
- the LOC131604490 gene encoding uncharacterized protein LOC131604490, translating into MSVLVNGSPTREFSVTRGLRKGDPLSPFLFLLVAEGFEEMVKVASSLGDFKGFSLDDHNHFELLQFADDTILIGENSWNNLCTFKVILRGFELVSDLRVNLNKSRLFGVNLDPYFIQVGSSFLNCAIGSSSFVFLGIPVGINPRRCGVWRPLVSKLRRRIRSWHNRQLLISGRVVLLNSILSSIPIFYFSFYKVPESTILEIISIQRSFLWGGQEDKKKISWISWDKVCLPKKGSGLGVKHCGKFNLELLRTMPLGILFPDLLSMSDAPHSKVADMSRWNGENWIWALGIFCDSEDRASAKQLNNLVILLAPVQPCRLLEDSFVWWINPSGFTVSNAYDTIMLFELPIPPLENSFSSLFSQLWKTKVPNRIHLFGWRLIWSILLTKSELAKRGILIVPHLLVCPLCRRVDEDLDHLFLHCHIVRIWWKKLSIWLGLDDASLAETILKRLSLLESSCKSSFRL; encoded by the exons ATGTCAGTTCTTGTTAATGGTAGTCCAACTCGAGAATTTTCGGTTACTAGAGGGTTAAGGAAAGGAGATCCTCTATCTCCTTTCCTCTTTTTGTTGGTGGCAGAGGGCTTTGAGGAAATGGTAAAGGTGGCCTCTTCTTTAGGTGATTTTAAAGGTTTTAGCTTGGATGATCATAATCATTTTGAGTTACTTCAATTCGCCGATGATACGATTTTGATTGGCGAGAACTCATGGAACAATCTTTGTACTTTTAAGGTCATTCTTAGGGGTTTTGAACTTGTGTCCGATTTGCGTGTCAATTTGAACAAGAGCCGACTCTTTGGAGTAAATCTTGATCCATATTTTATTCAAGTCGGGTCTTCTTTTCTAAATTGTGCGATTGGTTCATCTTCTTTTGTTTTCCTTGGTATTCCGGTTGGTATTAATCCTAGAAGATGTGGTGTGTGGAGACCGTTAGTTTCAAAATTAAGAAGGAGAATTAGAAGTTGGCATAATAGACAACTTTTGATCAGCGGGAGAGTTGTGCTTTTGAACTCTATTTTGTCTAGCATTCCAATTTTCTACTTCTCTTTCTATAAGGTTCCAGAATCCACTATTTTAGAGATTATTTCGATTCAACGGTCCTTTCTTTGGGGTGGTCAAGAAGACAAGAAGAAGATTAGTTGGATTAGTTGGGATAAAGTGTGTTTACCAAAAAAAGGAAGCGGGCTTGGTGTGAAGCATTGTGGGAAGTTCAATTTAGAGCTACTTA GAACAATGCCTCTTGGAATTCTTTTCCCAGATTTACTCTCTATGTCCGATGCTCCCCATTCGAAGGTGGCGGATATGAGTAGATGGAATGGTGAAAATTGGATTTGGGCTCTTGGAATTTTTTGCGATTCGGAAGACCGGGCATCCGCAAAGCAATTGAATAATTTAGTGATTCTCCTTGCTCCGGTTCAGCCGTGTCGCTTGCTCGAAGACTCTTTTGTGTGGTGGATAAATCCTTCCGGTTTCACGGTGAGTAATGCTTATGATACCATTATGTTGTTTGAGTTACCGATCCCTCCGTTGGAgaattctttttcttctcttttctctcaGTTATGGAAGACAAAGGTTCCTAATAGAATTCATCTTTTTGGTTGGAGGTTGATTTGGAGTATACTTCTTACGAAATCGGAGTTGGCAAAGCGTGGAATCTTAATAGTGCCTCACTTGTTGGTGTGTCCTTTGTGTAGACGGGTTGACGAGGACTTGGACCATCTTTTCCTTCATTGCCATATTGTTAGAATTTGGTGGAAAAAATTATCTATTTGGCTTGGTTTAGATGATGCGTCTTTGGCCGAAACAATTTTGAAGCGGCTCTCTTTATTGGAATCATCTTGTAAATCTTCTTTCCGTTTGTAA